From the genome of Flavobacterium ovatum, one region includes:
- a CDS encoding transposase, which produces MENYIELLKLILPELIVEHFDLVSTKIEQEKMHLFFEEKNTPPKEFNNRQLVSKGFLNEITIQDFPLRGKLVYLYIKRRRWTDKESQAIIQRDWNIIAQGTRVTQEFADFLKEIMNTIKINYDSILNYFDNRSTNASAESFNAKIKAFRNQFRGVRKVDFFLFRLTKLFA; this is translated from the coding sequence TTGGAAAATTACATAGAACTATTAAAACTCATACTTCCTGAATTAATAGTAGAACACTTTGATTTAGTAAGTACTAAAATCGAACAAGAGAAAATGCACTTGTTTTTTGAAGAGAAAAATACTCCTCCCAAAGAGTTTAACAATCGTCAACTAGTCTCTAAAGGATTCTTAAACGAGATCACCATCCAAGATTTCCCTTTGAGAGGTAAATTGGTTTATTTATATATTAAACGACGAAGATGGACAGATAAAGAATCTCAAGCAATAATTCAACGTGATTGGAATATTATAGCACAAGGAACCCGCGTGACTCAAGAGTTTGCGGATTTTTTAAAAGAGATTATGAATACTATTAAAATTAACTATGATTCGATTTTAAACTACTTTGATAATAGAAGTACAAATGCTTCGGCAGAATCTTTTAATGCTAAAATAAAAGCATTCAGAAATCAATTTAGAGGAGTACGAAAAGTGGATTTCTTTCTCTTTAGATTAACTAAATTATTTGCCTAA